A single Kryptolebias marmoratus isolate JLee-2015 linkage group LG7, ASM164957v2, whole genome shotgun sequence DNA region contains:
- the LOC108248619 gene encoding adenylate cyclase type 4 isoform X1, with protein MPDESQSFQDRLKPEGEAPQVSLVPSVVVISCNEKDKGNILELHDLKQPAHSSDTNILKGNGSSASLPGESQLALGVSQISIQVGEVKTAHAPEPLKTISLMKGREMTSQRTDNDAPVTLSCNKLQHDSCTDSDYSSAKSSPGFACVGESLELNGKSFEKTSSISPINLSENSLDKSNNISKNSLDDDRYSSSSNIRSIRNSLSSVQFSNKTRNSMDIRSTEGNEDDDWRSTRSRRSVKEGVCCCYQTTSRAFLRCVEETPAMLSGLLLCLIFCVVIIVLIPATGRFTPQNRGDHVGALSVVCVVLCLSALLLVCMPWLATIRRCGGALALFIWGMLYTIAMVFVFTGGHVTAWEQVAFFLYLSLSVYTVLPLSLAWALMIGIGTSVSHIIIISVYVPVTRPGTPELAEQLVANAVLFICVNCIGFFHMWMAKRGLRKSNQKREDYSAIRVQKEVRNYQQEGLLLSVLPRYIAVQLKEEVIKKLSKSKGQKDNETSLSNFHSLYVENHKNVSILYADIVGFTKLASTCSPEELVSVLNKLFGKFDDIAKKNGCLRIKILGDCYYCVSGLPDPIPTHADNCVQMGLDMCTAISDLRDVTQVDINMRVGVHTGNVLSGVIGLQKWQYDVWSDDATLANQMESGGVPGRVHITEETLQHLKKNYKVEDGNGESRNPLLKGRKTFLVIDPNSISQSPKARNRLILEENSKRASLRMSQYLQAWKTVNPFEELSNPDKKKLFKPLKVAIKRPQLVQEEQSHCENPNRLSVDSSVRGSLDTVDIVGRKTKKLNWLTLLFKDFSLEKEFRFSEVRDVHHSMSCMAAIFVTLFTVQMLVSEKNYQIGVSYGVTFPVMVLLLAIALTEHLEKMRSKIPLNAQWISHLSRSVSTRVVLRLFVVVLCVLITLLMAFLNLIFLQGDNCTSVANTTELEGIRLYTVPYYLYCCLLAMLGVIVFIKISFSVKGLLLTLAVVVYLALFLDVYAPRSQCLIDLLYNGTNRPGVLKDPQIMSGVWLVIFYFVCLILARQDELTCRVDFLLDRCFKTEQEEMETIENINKLLLDNVMPPHVGSFFMGKTVSNQDLYSQSYECVCVLFASIPQFKDFYTESNVNGDGLECLRLLNEIIVDFDELLIKPKFSSVEKIKTIGSTYMAAVGLTHLPQGEDNKKVDMTYSHVRSMLEFAIAMMSKLEQNNSHSFNNFKFRIGINHGPVIAGVIGAHKPQYDIWGNTVNVASRMDSTGVLDKIQVTEETSQIVQSIGYDVTFRGVINVKGKGELKTYFVNTSSVRLELS; from the exons ATGCCAGACGAGTCACAGAGTTTTCAGGACCGGTTAAAGCCTGAAGGAGAAGCACCACAGGTGTCTTTAGTCCCCAGTGTTGTTGTCATCTCCTGCAATGAGAAGGACAAAGGTAACATCTTGGAGCTTCATGACCTCAAACAACCTGCTCACAGCAGcgacacaaacattttaaaaggaaatggcAGCAGTGCGAGTCTTCCTGGTGAGAGCCAGTTGGCACTCGGTGTGTCCCAGATTTCAATACAGGTGGGAGAGGTGAAAACGGCACACGCTCCCGAACCTTTGAAAACCATTTCCTTAATGAAGGGAAGAGAAATGACCTCGCAGAGAACTGATAACGATGCTCCCGTTACTTTGTCCTGTAATAAGCTACAACATGACAGCTGCACTGATTCAGACTACAGCAGCGCAAAGTCCAGTCCTGGATTCGCCTGCGTTGGAGAGTCACTGGAGCTTAATGGAAAATCATTTGAGAAGACAAGCTCCATTTCTCCCATCAACCTGTCTGAAAACAGTTTAGACAAATCGAACAACATCTCCAAAAACAGCCTGGATGATGATAGGTACAGCTCCTCCTCAAACATTAGAAGTATAAGAAACTCACTCAGTTCGGTTCAGTTCAGCAACAAAACCAGGAACAGCATGGACATCAGGTCAACCGAGGGGAATGAAGACGATGATTGGCGAAGCACGAGGTCCAGGCGGAGCGTGAAAGAGGGTGTGTGTTGCTGCTATCAAACCACCAGCAGGGCTTTCCTGCGATGTGTTGAGGAGACCCCTGCCATGCTGTCtggactgctgctgtgtttgatcTTCTGCGTGGTCATCATCGTTCTCATTCCTGCTACAGGACGG TTCACTCCGCAGAACAGGGGCGATCATGTCGGTGCTCTGTCAGTGGTGTGTGTGGTTCTCTGTCTGAGTGCCCTACTGCTCGTCTGCATGCCCTGGCTGGCCACGATAAGGCGCTGTGGAGGAGCACTGGCGCTATTCATCTGGGGTATGCTGTACACCATAGCCATGGTCTTCGTCTTCACGGGAGGGCATGTCACAGCATGGGAACAA GTAGCGTTTTTCCTTTACCTCTCTCTGAGTGTGTACACTGTGCTGCCCCTCTCTCTGGCCTGGGCCCTCATGATTGGGATAGGGACCAGTGTTTcccacatcatcatcatcagtgtaTATGTCCCCGTCACCAGACCAGGCACACCAGAGCTGGCTGAGCAG ttGGTTGCAAATGCTGTACTGTTCATTTGTGTGAACTGCATCGGATTTTTTCACATGTGGATGGCCAAGAGAGGTCTGAGGAAATCCAATCAGAAGAGAGAAGATTACAGCGCCATACGCGTGCAGAAGGAAGTCAGAAACTATCAGCAG GAGGGGCTTCTTCTGTCGGTGTTGCCTCGCTACATTGCCGTTCAGCTGAAAGAAGAGGTGATTAAGAAGCTATCCAAGTCCAAAGGACAGAAGGACAATGAAACCAGCCTGAGCAACTTTCATAGCCTTTATGTAGAGAACCACAAAAATGTCAG CATCCTGTATGCAGACATTGTGGGCTTCACAAAGCTGGCCAGTACCTGTTCTCCAGAGGAACTGGTTTCTGTTCTCAACAAGCTTTTTGGCAAATTTGATGACATTGCAAAg AAGAACGGCTGTCTTCGCATTAAGATCCTGGGTGACTGCTACTACTGTGTGTCCGGTCTGCCAGACCCCATTCCCACCCATGCTGATAACTGTGTTCAGATGGGGCTGGACATGTGCACTGCCATCAG TGACCTGCGAGACGTTACACAAGTGGACATCAACATGAGGGTTGGCGTTCACACTGGTAACGTGCTCTCCGGTGTGATTGGCCTGCAGAAGTGGCAGTACGACGTGTGGTCAGATGATGCCACATTAGCCAATCAGATGGAGTCAGGGGGTGTTCCTGG GCGAGTGCATATAACTGAGGAAACACTGCAGCActtgaaaaaaaactacaaggtGGAAGATGGAAATGGAGAAAGTCGAAATCCTCTtcttaaaggaagaaaaacatttcttgtgATTGACCCCAATAGTATTTCCCAGAGTCCTAAAGCA CGGAACAGGCTTATACTAGAAGAGAACAGCAAGCGGGCATCGCTCCGAATGTCTCAGTACCTCCAGGCGTGGAAAACCGTCAATCCTTTTGAAGAACTAAGCAACCCTGataaaaagaagcttttcaAGCCTTTGAAAGTTGCCATAAAGCGACCACAGCTAGTACAg GAAGAACAATCTCATTGTGAAAACCCTAACCG TCTTTCTGTTGACAGCAGTGTGAGGGGATCACTGGACACAGTGGACATTGTAGG gaggaaaacaaagaaactcaaCTGGTTGACTCTTCTGTTCAAAGACTTCAGCTTAGAAAAAGAG tttcGCTTTTCAGAGGTCAGGGATGTGCACCACTCAATGAGCTGCATGGCTGCAATTTTTGTCACTCTTTTTACAGTCCAGATGCTCGTCTCTGAaaa GAACTACCAGATAGGAGTATCTTATGGTGTGACGTTTCCTGTGATGGTGCTGCTTCTGGCCATTGCTCTCACTGAACATTTGGAG AAAATGCGCTCTAAGATACCTCTGAATGCCCAGTGGATATCACATTTGTCGCGGAGTGTCTCCACCAGGGTGGTGCTGCGGCTCTTTGTGGTCGTTCTCTGTGTCCTCATCACCTTACTCATGGCCTTCCTCAACTTG ATTTTCCTCCAAGGAGATAACTGCACCTCAGTGGCTAACACCACAGAGTTAGAAGGAATCAGACTGTATACTGTACCT TACTACCTGTACTGCTGCCTGCTGGCCATGCTGGGAGTCATCGTGTTCATCAAGATCAGCTTCTCTGTGAAGGGGCTGCTCCTCACTCTGGCTGTGGTGGTTTACCTGGCCCTCTTCCTCGATGTTTACGCTCCGAGGTCCCAGTGCCTCATTGACCTGCTGTACAATGGCACAAA CAGGCCTGGAGTCCTGAAGGACCCTCAGATCATGTCTGGGGTTTGGCTGGTCATCTTTTACTTCGTGTGCCTCATACTGGCCAGACAG GATGAGCTGACTTGCCGTGTGGATTTCCTCCTGGACCGCTGtttcaaaacagaacaagaggAGATGGAGACCATTGAGAACATCAACAAGCTGCTGCTTGACAACGTCATGCCACCTCATGTCGGCTCTTTCTTCATGGGCAAAACTGTTAGCAATCAA gacttGTACAGTCAGTCatacgagtgtgtgtgtgtattgtttGCATCGATACCTCAGTTCAAAGACTTTTACACTGAGAGCAACGTCAACGGGGACGGTCTGGAGTGTTTGCGCTTGCTCAATGAAATCATCGTAGACTTTGACGAG CTTCTGATAAAGCCCAAATTTTCGTCTGTTGAGAAGATTAAGACGATTGGCAGCACCTACATGGCTGCTGTAGGGCTGACACACTTGCCTCAAGGAGAAGACAATAAG AAAGTGGATATGACCTACAGCCACGTGCGCTCCATGCTGGAGTTTGCCATCGCAATGATGAGCAAACTGGAGCAAAACAATTCTCACTCCTTTAACAATTTCAAATTCAGGATTG GAATAAATCACGGCCCAGTGATTGCAGGAGTTATCGGAGCCCATAAACCTCAGTATGACATCTGGGGGAACACTGTTAATGTTGCTAGCAGGATGGACAGCACAGGAGTGCTGGATAAGATAcag GTGACAGAGGAAACGTCTCAAATTGTCCAGAGCATAGGGTATGACGTTACGTTCCGTGGAGTGATCAACGTGAAGGGCAAAGGGGAGCTCAAGACCTACTTCGTTAACACCTCCTCAGTCCGACTTGAGCTGTCATGA
- the LOC108248619 gene encoding adenylate cyclase type 4 isoform X2 — translation MPDESQSFQDRLKPEGEAPQVSLVPSVVVISCNEKDKGNILELHDLKQPAHSSDTNILKGNGSSASLPGESQLALGVSQISIQVGEVKTAHAPEPLKTISLMKGREMTSQRTDNDAPVTLSCNKLQHDSCTDSDYSSAKSSPGFACVGESLELNGKSFEKTSSISPINLSENSLDKSNNISKNSLDDDRYSSSSNIRSIRNSLSSVQFSNKTRNSMDIRSTEGNEDDDWRSTRSRRSVKEGVCCCYQTTSRAFLRCVEETPAMLSGLLLCLIFCVVIIVLIPATGRFTPQNRGDHVGALSVVCVVLCLSALLLVCMPWLATIRRCGGALALFIWGMLYTIAMVFVFTGGHVTAWEQVAFFLYLSLSVYTVLPLSLAWALMIGIGTSVSHIIIISVYVPVTRPGTPELAEQLVANAVLFICVNCIGFFHMWMAKRGLRKSNQKREDYSAIRVQKEVRNYQQEGLLLSVLPRYIAVQLKEEVIKKLSKSKGQKDNETSLSNFHSLYVENHKNVSILYADIVGFTKLASTCSPEELVSVLNKLFGKFDDIAKKNGCLRIKILGDCYYCVSGLPDPIPTHADNCVQMGLDMCTAISDLRDVTQVDINMRVGVHTGNVLSGVIGLQKWQYDVWSDDATLANQMESGGVPGRVHITEETLQHLKKNYKVEDGNGESRNPLLKGRKTFLVIDPNSISQSPKARNRLILEENSKRASLRMSQYLQAWKTVNPFEELSNPDKKKLFKPLKVAIKRPQLVQEEQSHCENPNRLSVDSSVRGSLDTVDIVGRKTKKLNWLTLLFKDFSLEKEFRFSEVRDVHHSMSCMAAIFVTLFTVQMLVSEKNYQIGVSYGVTFPVMVLLLAIALTEHLEKMRSKIPLNAQWISHLSRSVSTRVVLRLFVVVLCVLITLLMAFLNLIFLQGDNCTSVANTTELEGIRLYTVPYYLYCCLLAMLGVIVFIKISFSVKGLLLTLAVVVYLALFLDVYAPRSQCLIDLLYNGTKPGVLKDPQIMSGVWLVIFYFVCLILARQDELTCRVDFLLDRCFKTEQEEMETIENINKLLLDNVMPPHVGSFFMGKTVSNQDLYSQSYECVCVLFASIPQFKDFYTESNVNGDGLECLRLLNEIIVDFDELLIKPKFSSVEKIKTIGSTYMAAVGLTHLPQGEDNKKVDMTYSHVRSMLEFAIAMMSKLEQNNSHSFNNFKFRIGINHGPVIAGVIGAHKPQYDIWGNTVNVASRMDSTGVLDKIQVTEETSQIVQSIGYDVTFRGVINVKGKGELKTYFVNTSSVRLELS, via the exons ATGCCAGACGAGTCACAGAGTTTTCAGGACCGGTTAAAGCCTGAAGGAGAAGCACCACAGGTGTCTTTAGTCCCCAGTGTTGTTGTCATCTCCTGCAATGAGAAGGACAAAGGTAACATCTTGGAGCTTCATGACCTCAAACAACCTGCTCACAGCAGcgacacaaacattttaaaaggaaatggcAGCAGTGCGAGTCTTCCTGGTGAGAGCCAGTTGGCACTCGGTGTGTCCCAGATTTCAATACAGGTGGGAGAGGTGAAAACGGCACACGCTCCCGAACCTTTGAAAACCATTTCCTTAATGAAGGGAAGAGAAATGACCTCGCAGAGAACTGATAACGATGCTCCCGTTACTTTGTCCTGTAATAAGCTACAACATGACAGCTGCACTGATTCAGACTACAGCAGCGCAAAGTCCAGTCCTGGATTCGCCTGCGTTGGAGAGTCACTGGAGCTTAATGGAAAATCATTTGAGAAGACAAGCTCCATTTCTCCCATCAACCTGTCTGAAAACAGTTTAGACAAATCGAACAACATCTCCAAAAACAGCCTGGATGATGATAGGTACAGCTCCTCCTCAAACATTAGAAGTATAAGAAACTCACTCAGTTCGGTTCAGTTCAGCAACAAAACCAGGAACAGCATGGACATCAGGTCAACCGAGGGGAATGAAGACGATGATTGGCGAAGCACGAGGTCCAGGCGGAGCGTGAAAGAGGGTGTGTGTTGCTGCTATCAAACCACCAGCAGGGCTTTCCTGCGATGTGTTGAGGAGACCCCTGCCATGCTGTCtggactgctgctgtgtttgatcTTCTGCGTGGTCATCATCGTTCTCATTCCTGCTACAGGACGG TTCACTCCGCAGAACAGGGGCGATCATGTCGGTGCTCTGTCAGTGGTGTGTGTGGTTCTCTGTCTGAGTGCCCTACTGCTCGTCTGCATGCCCTGGCTGGCCACGATAAGGCGCTGTGGAGGAGCACTGGCGCTATTCATCTGGGGTATGCTGTACACCATAGCCATGGTCTTCGTCTTCACGGGAGGGCATGTCACAGCATGGGAACAA GTAGCGTTTTTCCTTTACCTCTCTCTGAGTGTGTACACTGTGCTGCCCCTCTCTCTGGCCTGGGCCCTCATGATTGGGATAGGGACCAGTGTTTcccacatcatcatcatcagtgtaTATGTCCCCGTCACCAGACCAGGCACACCAGAGCTGGCTGAGCAG ttGGTTGCAAATGCTGTACTGTTCATTTGTGTGAACTGCATCGGATTTTTTCACATGTGGATGGCCAAGAGAGGTCTGAGGAAATCCAATCAGAAGAGAGAAGATTACAGCGCCATACGCGTGCAGAAGGAAGTCAGAAACTATCAGCAG GAGGGGCTTCTTCTGTCGGTGTTGCCTCGCTACATTGCCGTTCAGCTGAAAGAAGAGGTGATTAAGAAGCTATCCAAGTCCAAAGGACAGAAGGACAATGAAACCAGCCTGAGCAACTTTCATAGCCTTTATGTAGAGAACCACAAAAATGTCAG CATCCTGTATGCAGACATTGTGGGCTTCACAAAGCTGGCCAGTACCTGTTCTCCAGAGGAACTGGTTTCTGTTCTCAACAAGCTTTTTGGCAAATTTGATGACATTGCAAAg AAGAACGGCTGTCTTCGCATTAAGATCCTGGGTGACTGCTACTACTGTGTGTCCGGTCTGCCAGACCCCATTCCCACCCATGCTGATAACTGTGTTCAGATGGGGCTGGACATGTGCACTGCCATCAG TGACCTGCGAGACGTTACACAAGTGGACATCAACATGAGGGTTGGCGTTCACACTGGTAACGTGCTCTCCGGTGTGATTGGCCTGCAGAAGTGGCAGTACGACGTGTGGTCAGATGATGCCACATTAGCCAATCAGATGGAGTCAGGGGGTGTTCCTGG GCGAGTGCATATAACTGAGGAAACACTGCAGCActtgaaaaaaaactacaaggtGGAAGATGGAAATGGAGAAAGTCGAAATCCTCTtcttaaaggaagaaaaacatttcttgtgATTGACCCCAATAGTATTTCCCAGAGTCCTAAAGCA CGGAACAGGCTTATACTAGAAGAGAACAGCAAGCGGGCATCGCTCCGAATGTCTCAGTACCTCCAGGCGTGGAAAACCGTCAATCCTTTTGAAGAACTAAGCAACCCTGataaaaagaagcttttcaAGCCTTTGAAAGTTGCCATAAAGCGACCACAGCTAGTACAg GAAGAACAATCTCATTGTGAAAACCCTAACCG TCTTTCTGTTGACAGCAGTGTGAGGGGATCACTGGACACAGTGGACATTGTAGG gaggaaaacaaagaaactcaaCTGGTTGACTCTTCTGTTCAAAGACTTCAGCTTAGAAAAAGAG tttcGCTTTTCAGAGGTCAGGGATGTGCACCACTCAATGAGCTGCATGGCTGCAATTTTTGTCACTCTTTTTACAGTCCAGATGCTCGTCTCTGAaaa GAACTACCAGATAGGAGTATCTTATGGTGTGACGTTTCCTGTGATGGTGCTGCTTCTGGCCATTGCTCTCACTGAACATTTGGAG AAAATGCGCTCTAAGATACCTCTGAATGCCCAGTGGATATCACATTTGTCGCGGAGTGTCTCCACCAGGGTGGTGCTGCGGCTCTTTGTGGTCGTTCTCTGTGTCCTCATCACCTTACTCATGGCCTTCCTCAACTTG ATTTTCCTCCAAGGAGATAACTGCACCTCAGTGGCTAACACCACAGAGTTAGAAGGAATCAGACTGTATACTGTACCT TACTACCTGTACTGCTGCCTGCTGGCCATGCTGGGAGTCATCGTGTTCATCAAGATCAGCTTCTCTGTGAAGGGGCTGCTCCTCACTCTGGCTGTGGTGGTTTACCTGGCCCTCTTCCTCGATGTTTACGCTCCGAGGTCCCAGTGCCTCATTGACCTGCTGTACAATGGCACAAA GCCTGGAGTCCTGAAGGACCCTCAGATCATGTCTGGGGTTTGGCTGGTCATCTTTTACTTCGTGTGCCTCATACTGGCCAGACAG GATGAGCTGACTTGCCGTGTGGATTTCCTCCTGGACCGCTGtttcaaaacagaacaagaggAGATGGAGACCATTGAGAACATCAACAAGCTGCTGCTTGACAACGTCATGCCACCTCATGTCGGCTCTTTCTTCATGGGCAAAACTGTTAGCAATCAA gacttGTACAGTCAGTCatacgagtgtgtgtgtgtattgtttGCATCGATACCTCAGTTCAAAGACTTTTACACTGAGAGCAACGTCAACGGGGACGGTCTGGAGTGTTTGCGCTTGCTCAATGAAATCATCGTAGACTTTGACGAG CTTCTGATAAAGCCCAAATTTTCGTCTGTTGAGAAGATTAAGACGATTGGCAGCACCTACATGGCTGCTGTAGGGCTGACACACTTGCCTCAAGGAGAAGACAATAAG AAAGTGGATATGACCTACAGCCACGTGCGCTCCATGCTGGAGTTTGCCATCGCAATGATGAGCAAACTGGAGCAAAACAATTCTCACTCCTTTAACAATTTCAAATTCAGGATTG GAATAAATCACGGCCCAGTGATTGCAGGAGTTATCGGAGCCCATAAACCTCAGTATGACATCTGGGGGAACACTGTTAATGTTGCTAGCAGGATGGACAGCACAGGAGTGCTGGATAAGATAcag GTGACAGAGGAAACGTCTCAAATTGTCCAGAGCATAGGGTATGACGTTACGTTCCGTGGAGTGATCAACGTGAAGGGCAAAGGGGAGCTCAAGACCTACTTCGTTAACACCTCCTCAGTCCGACTTGAGCTGTCATGA